A single genomic interval of Carboxydocella sporoproducens DSM 16521 harbors:
- a CDS encoding double-cubane-cluster-containing anaerobic reductase has translation MSNDWRAMWAELGIDLEKHDQFLAALPELYEKTFINQFNRPQAMQYFDFVISEVHGLRVKELVDHKLKGGKVVASFCVFVPEELILAVDAVSIGLCAGAQFPVATGEKVLPRSICPLIKASIGFKLDSICPYFQVADFVIGETTCDGKKKAWEILNDFIPTYVMELPQRKEKEDYDLWEAEVNRLMQKLETETGKAVDFESLSQAVAKVNNRRKVLRRLYDLRKADPVPISGKDALLITQLAFFDDPERFSAKVSELCDELEERVKEGMGVVPQGTPRILITGSPMPIPNWKIHDIIESCGGVVVCEETCTGTRYFEQLTEEGQTISEQLKQIAMRAMKINCACFTPNNERINDILRLVEEYKIDGVIYYNLQFCHPYSIEYYKIERALQAAEIPVLKIESDYSEEDLPILQNRIQAFLEMVGQ, from the coding sequence ATTGATTTGGAGAAACATGATCAATTTCTGGCAGCTTTGCCGGAACTTTATGAAAAGACTTTTATTAATCAGTTCAATAGGCCGCAAGCCATGCAATATTTTGATTTTGTTATCAGTGAAGTACATGGTTTGAGGGTAAAAGAATTGGTGGATCATAAACTAAAAGGTGGAAAAGTAGTAGCCTCATTTTGTGTATTTGTACCTGAAGAATTGATTTTAGCTGTTGATGCTGTCAGCATAGGTTTATGTGCAGGAGCACAGTTTCCGGTAGCTACTGGTGAAAAAGTATTACCGAGAAGCATATGCCCATTGATTAAAGCCAGCATCGGTTTCAAACTGGACAGTATATGCCCCTATTTTCAGGTAGCTGATTTTGTCATCGGGGAAACTACTTGTGATGGTAAGAAAAAAGCGTGGGAAATCTTAAACGACTTTATACCTACTTATGTTATGGAATTGCCCCAACGAAAAGAAAAAGAGGATTACGATCTTTGGGAGGCCGAAGTAAACCGATTGATGCAAAAGTTGGAGACTGAAACCGGAAAAGCGGTAGATTTTGAAAGTTTAAGTCAGGCAGTTGCTAAAGTTAATAATAGAAGAAAAGTATTACGACGGCTATACGATTTGCGCAAAGCTGACCCTGTACCGATCTCCGGTAAAGATGCCTTATTGATTACCCAGCTCGCTTTCTTTGATGATCCGGAGCGTTTTAGTGCTAAAGTATCGGAGTTATGTGATGAACTGGAAGAAAGAGTAAAAGAAGGAATGGGAGTAGTGCCTCAAGGCACTCCGAGGATATTGATTACCGGGAGTCCGATGCCGATTCCTAACTGGAAAATACATGATATTATAGAAAGCTGTGGTGGAGTAGTGGTATGTGAGGAAACCTGCACTGGTACCAGGTATTTTGAACAACTGACTGAGGAAGGGCAAACTATATCTGAACAATTAAAACAGATTGCAATGCGAGCAATGAAAATAAATTGTGCCTGCTTTACGCCCAATAATGAAAGGATAAATGATATTTTGCGTTTGGTTGAGGAGTATAAAATTGATGGTGTGATTTATTATAACCTGCAATTCTGTCATCCTTATAGTATTGAATATTATAAAATTGAACGGGCCTTACAGGCAGCGGAAATACCGGTACTCAAAATTGAGAGCGATTATAGTGAAGAAGATTTACCAATTCTGCAAAACCGTATTCAGGCATTTTTGGAAATGGTGGGGCAATAA
- a CDS encoding acyl-CoA dehydratase activase has protein sequence MYFAGVDVGSTMVKAIIINQTGEILARAMLPTSWQPQVFGETVLEKAVEQAGIDRNDLKYIIGTGYGRTVLPFIHEAITEITCHGKGASFLYPQNDLVIDIGGQDSKAIKINPHGKVLNFVMNDKCAAGTGRFLQMIVANLGMEIEQIHGIKTVEPVAINSMCAVFAESEIIGLMTAGIARERIIWGVFRAITSRITGLVAAMEPFNRVTFTGGVARLRGMQKMLAEFLGKPVDVPLEPHLIGALGAALLARERYQKSH, from the coding sequence ATGTATTTTGCTGGTGTAGATGTCGGCTCAACTATGGTAAAGGCTATAATTATAAACCAGACAGGGGAAATTTTAGCCCGGGCAATGCTTCCAACTAGCTGGCAACCACAGGTTTTTGGTGAAACAGTATTGGAAAAAGCAGTTGAACAAGCCGGAATTGACAGAAATGACCTGAAATATATTATTGGCACAGGATATGGTCGTACTGTGCTCCCGTTTATCCATGAAGCAATAACTGAAATTACCTGTCATGGGAAAGGTGCCAGTTTTTTATATCCTCAGAATGACCTGGTGATAGATATTGGTGGTCAGGATAGTAAGGCAATTAAAATTAACCCCCATGGCAAAGTTTTGAACTTTGTTATGAATGATAAATGTGCTGCCGGGACGGGTCGCTTTTTGCAAATGATTGTTGCTAATTTGGGAATGGAAATAGAACAAATTCATGGCATAAAAACGGTGGAGCCAGTGGCAATTAATAGTATGTGTGCTGTTTTTGCCGAATCAGAGATTATCGGCCTGATGACAGCAGGCATTGCCAGAGAGAGGATTATTTGGGGAGTATTTCGAGCCATAACCAGCAGGATAACCGGTCTGGTTGCAGCAATGGAGCCTTTTAACAGAGTTACTTTTACTGGCGGAGTTGCCAGACTGAGAGGTATGCAGAAAATGCTGGCGGAATTCCTGGGTAAACCGGTTGATGTGCCGCTGGAACCGCACTTGATTGGAGCATTAGGAGCAGCATTGCTGGCCAGGGAACGCTACCAAAAAAGCCATTGA